A region of Vitis riparia cultivar Riparia Gloire de Montpellier isolate 1030 chromosome 1, EGFV_Vit.rip_1.0, whole genome shotgun sequence DNA encodes the following proteins:
- the LOC117921861 gene encoding 26S proteasome non-ATPase regulatory subunit 11 homolog, whose translation MSSSHFTATTDSIAQALEAKTPSEAISILYCIIDSPSSSSEALRIKEQAITNLSDLLRQENRAEDLRNLLTQLRPFFSLIPKAKTAKIVRGVIDAVAKIPDTSDLQISLCKDMVAWTRAEKRTFLRQRVEARLAALLMENKEYSEALTLLSGLIKEVRRLDDKLLLVDIDLLESKLHFSLRNLPKAKAALTAARTAANAIYVPPAQQGTIDLQSGILHAEEKDYKTAYSYFFEAFEAFNALEDPRAVFSLKYMLLCKIMVNQADDVAGIISSKAGLQYVGPELDAMKAVADAHAKRSLKLFETALRDFRAQLEEDPIVHRHLSSLYDTLLEQNLCRLIEPFSKVEIAHIAELIELPVDHVEKKLSQMILDKKFAGTLDQGAGCLIIFEDPKTDAIYPATLETISNIGKVVDSLYVRSAKIMA comes from the coding sequence ATGTCTTCATCACATTTCACTGCAACGACTGACTCAATTGCTCAGGCTTTAGAAGCAAAAACCCCATCTGAGGCCATCTCTATCCTTTATTGCATTATTGACAGCCCTTCATCTTCTTCTGAGGCCCTACGAATAAAAGAACAGGCCATTACAAATCTCTCAGATCTCCTTAGACAAGAGAACCGAGCAGAGGATCTTCGAAATCTTCTGACCCAATTGAGaccctttttttccttgatCCCTAAGGCAAAAACTGCAAAAATTGTCCGTGGGGTCATTGATGCAGTAGCAAAGATACCAGACACATCAGATCTCCAGATTTCCCTCTGCAAAGACATGGTGGCATGGACCCGTGCAGAGAAGAGAACTTTCCTTAGGCAACGAGTTGAGGCAAGGCTAGCAGCTCTTTTGATGGAAAACAAAGAGTATTCAGAAGCTTTAACTCTTCTCTCAGGTTTAATCAAGGAAGTTAGAAGACTAGATGATAAGCTTCTTCTTGTGGACATAGATTTGTTGGAAAGCAAGCTTCATTTTTCACTAAGAAACCTCCCCAAAGCCAAGGCTGCCCTTACAGCAGCAAGAACTGCAGCCAATGCAATTTATGTACCTCCAGCTCAACAAGGCACTATAGATTTGCAGAGTGGGATTCTCCATGCAGAAGAAAAAGATTATAAAACTGCTTACAGTTATTTCTTTGAAGCGTTTGAAGCTTTCAATGCTCTTGAAGATCCCCGGGCTGTATTTAGCCTGAAGTATATGTTGTTGTGCAAAATCATGGTTAACCAGGCTGATGATGTGGCAGGAATAATATCATCCAAAGCAGGGTTGCAATATGTAGGGCCAGAGTTAGATGCCATGAAAGCTGTGGCTGATGCCCATGCGAAACGCTCATTGAAGCTTTTTGAGACTGCTCTTCGGGATTTTAGGGCCCAGCTAGAGGAAGACCCAATTGTTCACAGGCACCTTTCTTCCCTTTATGACACCCTATTGGAGCAGAATCTCTGCAGGTTGATTGAACCGTTCTCAAAGGTTGAAATTGCTCATATTGCTGAGCTGATTGAACTGCCAGTAGATCATGTGGAGAAAAAATTGTCGCAGATGATTCTAGATAAGAAATTTGCAGGTACATTAGACCAGGGGGCTGGATGTCTCATCATTTTTGAGGATCCCAAGACAGATGCTATATATCCAGCAACACTGGAAACCATTTCCAATATTGGTAAGGTTGTGGACAGCCTCTATGTGAGATCGGCCAAGATAATGGCTTAA